In Asanoa sp. WMMD1127, one genomic interval encodes:
- a CDS encoding GntR family transcriptional regulator — translation MTAEPLITVDPAAPVPPYVQIRDQIADLVSTGGLTAGTRLPPVRQLAADLGLAAGTVARAYQELEATGHLETRRGGGTRVAAQAGDRRDAVLRQHAADFAAIMRRLGVPLDEALTAVTDAFADSTATAGLPGRRPS, via the coding sequence ATGACCGCCGAGCCGCTGATCACCGTCGACCCGGCCGCGCCGGTGCCGCCCTACGTGCAGATCCGCGACCAGATCGCCGACCTGGTCAGCACCGGTGGACTGACCGCGGGCACCCGCCTGCCGCCGGTGCGCCAGCTGGCGGCCGACCTGGGCCTGGCCGCCGGCACCGTGGCCCGCGCCTACCAGGAGCTGGAGGCCACCGGCCACCTGGAAACCCGCCGCGGCGGTGGCACCCGGGTGGCCGCCCAGGCCGGCGATCGCCGGGACGCCGTGCTCCGGCAACACGCCGCGGACTTCGCCGCCATCATGCGCCGCCTCGGCGTGCCACTCGACGAGGCCTTGACGGCCGTCACCGACGCCTTCGCCGACTCGACCGCGACCGCCGGGCTACCGGGCCGGCGGCCGTCCTGA